One part of the Sciurus carolinensis chromosome 4, mSciCar1.2, whole genome shotgun sequence genome encodes these proteins:
- the Pianp gene encoding PILR alpha-associated neural protein — MESRMWPALLLSHFLPLWPLLLLPLPAPAQGSSSSPRTPPAPARPPCARGGPSAPRHVCIWERAPPPSRSPRVPRSRRQVLPGTAPPATPSGFEEGPPSSQYPWAIVWGPTVSREDGGDPNSVNPGFLPLDYGFAAPHGLATPHPNSDSMRDDGDGLILGETPATLRPFLWGHGEGVDPQLYVTITISIIIVLVATGIIFKFCWDRSQKRRRPSGQQGALRQEESQQPLTDLSPAGVTVLGAFGDSPTPTPDHEEPRGGPRPGMPQPKGAPAFQLNRIPLVNL; from the exons ATGGAGTCCAGGATGTG GCCTGCTCTGCTGCTGTCccatttccttcctctctggccACTGCTGTTACTGCCCCTCCCAGCACCTGCTcagggctcctcctcctcccctcgaACCCCACCAGCTCCAGCCCGCCCCCCCTGTGCCCGGGGTGGCCCCTCAGCTCCACGACATGTGTGCATTTGGGAGCGGGCACCTCCACCAAGTCGATCCCCTCGGGTCCCAAGATCACGTCGGCAAGTTCTGCCAGGCACGGCGCCCCCTGCCACCCCATCAGGCTTTGAGGAGGGGCCTCCCTCATCTCAGTACCCCTGGGCTATTGTGTGGGGCCCCACAGTGTCTCGAGAGGATGGGGGAGACCCCAACTCAGTCAATCCTGGATTTCTGCCCCTGGACTATGGTTTTGCAGCCCCCCATGGGCTGGCTACCCCGCACCCCAACTCAGACTCCATGCGGGATGATGGAGATGGGCTCATCCTTGGAGAAACACCTGCTACCCTGAGGCCGTTCCTATGGGGGCATGGAGAAG GTGTGGATCCCCAGCTCTATGTCACAatcaccatctccatcatcaTTGTTCTTGTGGCTACTGGCATCATCTTCAAGTTTTG CTGGGACCGCAGCCAGAAGCGGCGCAGGCCTTCGGGACAGCAAGGTGCcctaaggcaggaggagagcCAGCAGCCACTGACGGACCTGTCCCCAGCTGGAGTCACTGTGCTGGGGGCCTTCGGGGATtcgcccacccccacccctgaccATGAGGAGCCCCGAGGGGGACCCCGGCCTGGGATGCCCCAGCCAAAGGGGGCTCCAGCCTTCCAGTTGAACCG gATTCCCCTGGTGAATCTGTGA
- the Cops7a gene encoding COP9 signalosome complex subunit 7a: protein MSAEVKVTGQNQEQFLLLAKSAKGAALATLIHQVLEAPGVYVFGELLDMPNVRELAESDFASTFRLLTVFAYGTYADYLAQARNLPPLTEAQKNKLRHLSVVTLAAKVKCIPYAVLLEALALRNVRQLEDLVIEAVYADVLRGSLDQRNQRLEVDYSIGRDIQRQDLSAIARTLQEWCVGCEVVLSGIEEQVSRANQHKEQQLGLKQQIESEVANLKKTIKVTTAAAAAATSQDPEQHLTELREPAPGTNQRQPSKKASKGKGLRGSAKIWSKSN from the exons ATGAGTGCGGAGGTGAAGGTGACAGGGCAGAACCAGGAGCAATTTCTGCTCTTGGCCAAGTCGGCCAAGGGGGCAGCGCTGGCCACACTCATCCACCAGGTGCTGGAGGCCCCTGGTGTCTACGTGTTTGGGGAACTGCTGGATATGCCCAATGTTAGAGAG CTGGCTGAAAGTGACTTCGCTTCCACGTTCCGGCTGCTCACAGTGTTTGCTTATGGAACATATGCTGACTACTTAG CTCAAGCCAGGAATCTTCCCCCACTCACTGAGGCTCAGAAGAATAAGCTTCGACACCTCTCAGTTGTCACCCTGGCTGCTAAAGTCAAA TGCATCCCATATGCAGTGTTGCTAGAAGCCCTTGCTCTGCGTAATGTGCGGCAGCTGGAAGACCTGGTAATTGAGGCCGTATATGCTGATGTGCTTCGCGGCTCTCTGGATCAACGCAATCAGCGGCTGGAGGTTGACTATAGCATTGGACGAGACATCCAGCGCCAAGACCTCAGTGCCATTGCCCGAACCCTACAGGAGTG GTGTGTGGGCTGTGAGGTTGTGCTCTCAGGTATTGAAGAGCAAGTGAGCCGTGCCAACCAGCACAAGGAGCAGCAGCTGGGCCTGAAGCAGCAGATTGAAAGTGAG GTTGCCAACCTTAAAAAAACCATTAAAGTAACGACAGCGGCGGCAGCTGCAGCCACATCTCAGGACCCCGAGCAACACCTGACTGAACTTAGGGAACCAGCTCCAGGCACCAACCAACGCCAGCCCAGCAAGAAGGCCTCAAAGGGCAAGGG GCTCCGAGGGAGTGCCAAGATTTGGTCCAAGTCTAACTGA